A window of Fusarium verticillioides 7600 chromosome 7, whole genome shotgun sequence genomic DNA:
GCCCGCTGTTAACCAATCAGTATATCTAGGTTGGTACATACTGTACCTAGGATTGGTTCCGTAGCTATCTCCAACTTGACTAATTAGACCTTTCCTGGAGACTCTACCACCGTTTCGATCATGGCAAGGTTAGTACTGATAACCAAGGACGTTTTGCCACTTTGAAACCTGAAAAGCGCCTGAGGCAACAATGTTTATTCGCAAGGATTAATGGCCTTTTTCTGCTACCGATAGGCCCGTGAGCCCTTGGCGGGCGGGCACGCACTCCCCGATTAGGTAAGCCCAGGGGCTGAGGCCTTCGCGCAGTAGGCTACCTAGGTGCTAAGTTATCGGAACACGAAGCCATTCTCTTCTGCTTCCGATCATCCCTGTGTCCTTGACGAGCCAAACTCTAGAGGACGCCGGTCCTTTGCTTCATACGTCGGCGGGATTTAATCAGGATTTCTGTGGCCTGCCTGGAAGCAGACTTCGTCCCTTCTTTGACTACCTGTACCTACTTAGGTGTCGTTTATACTCGGTATGACGCCTCCCCCTCTCTTTCGGTTGCTTCTGCTTTCTCCTTCTatttctgtttcttcttccaagactgTCGTACCAGCTTGGGAAAATCTCTTGAACAAAGGGGCTACCTACTGACATTGCTACTCGCAGCACTGTCGTCGTTTGGCAGATAATGTTCTAAATTTCCTGCCTTGCTTCAAGTCTTAAGCTCCTTTGAGGTCAGCCGGTCACTGCAGGAGTCGAGAGACGATTCTTGTAACATCTTTGCTTGCCACCGTCACATTCTGCACTCGTCACTATTTACTACTACCAATAACCCTTTCGAAATCACCAACCCTCGATAATGCTCAACATGTCTGGAAACCACGTCATCGGAAACAGAAACAGCACGCCCGAGGCCAATAGCACCTCGACCTTGAGGCCACCGTCCTCTCGAGCCGTTGGTTCTGGTCATTCGCTTCGCGCCTCGGCCGACATGGCGTCCCTAACTGGTCCTTCCCCCTCCAGCCGCATTCGACCCTCTTCCGATTTCTATGGGCAGGCTCAGCAGAACCTTGGCCCCAACAACGCCGAATCGGACTCTCAGGACAAGATTGCCCAGCAGTGGATTGCCGACATTGACCAGTACGAAACAACGCTGGAAGAGATGGCTGCTGCTACTCTGGACCAGGACTTCAAGGACGAGCTCAGTGCCATTGAGCAATGGTTTCGTGTCTTGAGTGAGGCTGAACGCACCGCCGCTTTGTATGCCCTCCTGCAGCAGACAACCCAGGTTCAGATCCGCTTTTTCATCCAGGTCCTCCAGCAAATGGGAAAAAATCATCCCATGTCGGGGGTTTTGTCCCCTGCCAGCTTCGACAAAGGTATGTTTGTTGACATTGTCAGATTTGATCCACCTCTAACGTGCCATTTTCCCCAGATCCTATGTCAAACCGTCTAAGTGATGCAATGAACAAGCTCAATGTCGACTCTGCCCGTAATTCCATGGCCCGTAACTCGGTTATCGCCCCATCCAACAAGCGACATTCAGGACTCGACCCCTCCACCATCAGTGCCATGTTCCCCGATGCCGCAGCAGCCATTGCCACAGAGAAGGCCAAGTTCACCCAGCAGACTGGGAACCCGCCCTCATCGAACCGTAACAGTGCCGCTTTGGATCATCGTTCGTCCATGGCTGCTCCATCTATCAGTGCGCCCCAGGATAGCCGTGATGCTGGACCTGCTAGTTCTTCGCCTTGGAATAGTGGCGGTAACGCAGACTCTGGCAAGGCACCCTCTGCTCAGGCCCCCATGGGCCAGTTTGTGCAGCCAACACCATCTGGTGGGCTTCGCTCTCCACGTCCGCAATTGTCAAGCAACAACACGATCCAGCAAACGACTCTTACTGCCCCGGATAAGAACCCCGGGGACCTGCCTTTGCTTTCACCGTACAATGCTGGCAGCGGCAACTGGGCGTCAATGGTAAACACCCCTATGACTGGCACCTTCAACACAGCCAACACCGGAGGTAACCAAGCCGATATGGTTGCCAACGCCACTGCCATGAAACTCGCAGCTTTGTCTACAGTCAATAACCGGTTCGCATTGGATGACGTGCGCAAGTACCGCCGAACTAGGTCTAATGACGGCACGCAAGGACAGAATCCTGTCTCCGTTGGTCCACAGCCTGGAATCAACCTCCCAAACACGAATGTCGTCATGATCAACGAACATGGCCAGGTCCTTAGTAGAGAACAGCTCATGGCGCTCCAGGCGCAGCAAAACCTTGGTTTGGGTGGTCAGCGCTCTCGTCCCAGCTCTCCTGGAATCGCCATGCAACCTGGAGTACCTCATATGGCACCGTTCACCTCACCACAGAATAATGGATTCCTTAGTGCGTACGATGTGTCCTCGCCACTGATTACAGGCGGTATGCAGCCGGTCAACTTGGGTGGCCTTGGGATGCCTGGCCACGAGGGCTACTTATCTGATCATTCGGACATGGTTCGTGGCCGATCTCCTCGTGGGAGACGAGGCAGCTCCAAGCCTCCTGAGGACCCGACCGACCCAACCTTGCTGCAGGACATTCCCAGTTGGCTCCGCAGCCTCCGCCTTCACAAGTACACCGATAATCTCAAGGATATGAAGTGGACGGACCTCATCGAGTTGGACGACAAGGCCCTGGAAGAGCGTGGCGTCAACGCC
This region includes:
- a CDS encoding protein VTS1, with translation MLNMSGNHVIGNRNSTPEANSTSTLRPPSSRAVGSGHSLRASADMASLTGPSPSSRIRPSSDFYGQAQQNLGPNNAESDSQDKIAQQWIADIDQYETTLEEMAAATLDQDFKDELSAIEQWFRVLSEAERTAALYALLQQTTQVQIRFFIQVLQQMGKNHPMSGVLSPASFDKDPMSNRLSDAMNKLNVDSARNSMARNSVIAPSNKRHSGLDPSTISAMFPDAAAAIATEKAKFTQQTGNPPSSNRNSAALDHRSSMAAPSISAPQDSRDAGPASSSPWNSGGNADSGKAPSAQAPMGQFVQPTPSGGLRSPRPQLSSNNTIQQTTLTAPDKNPGDLPLLSPYNAGSGNWASMVNTPMTGTFNTANTGGNQADMVANATAMKLAALSTVNNRFALDDVRKYRRTRSNDGTQGQNPVSVGPQPGINLPNTNVVMINEHGQVLSREQLMALQAQQNLGLGGQRSRPSSPGIAMQPGVPHMAPFTSPQNNGFLSAYDVSSPLITGGMQPVNLGGLGMPGHEGYLSDHSDMVRGRSPRGRRGSSKPPEDPTDPTLLQDIPSWLRSLRLHKYTDNLKDMKWTDLIELDDKALEERGVNALGARRKMLKVFEQVKEAKADGKLG